Genomic DNA from Candidatus Polarisedimenticolaceae bacterium:
ACGGCCTGGCGAGCGAGCCGGCGAGTGCTTCGCGCGTCGCCGTCCCCGACCGCTACGAGGCCCCCGAGGTCGTCCGGCGCGACGGCGCCTACTGGATGTTCGCCTCCGCCAGCGACTGCTGCCGCGGGCCGCTCACCGGGTACACGAACTTCGTCGGACGCTCGAGCTCCCCCGCGGGGCCCTACGTCGATCGCGACGGGATCGCGATGACGGCCGGACGGCCGGGGGGAGAGCTGGCCCTCGCCATGAACGGGAATCGATGGGTGGGGCCCGGGCATCTCTCCGTCTTCGACGACGGCTCCGGGACGACCTGGGTGGCCTACCACGCGATCGACCGGGACGATCCCTACTTCGCCGGCTCCGTCGGGTTCACGAAGCGCCCCGCGATGCTCGACCGCGTCGTCTGGGGGGCCGACGGCTGGCCCTCCGTCCGGGCCGGGTGGGGACCGTCCGCGTGCCCGCAGTCCGCGACACCGCCCCCCTACCCTGCTCTCGCGCCCGGCGCGCCGGTCGCCGCGGCCTCCGACGAGTTCGACCTTCCGACGCTGTCCCCGCAGTGGAGCTGGATCCGTCCCCCCGCCTCGAGCGCGTGGGGGCTCGAGAACGGCGCCCTGCGGATCAACACGACGGCGACCGAGCTCTACGAGGACAACGACACCGCGCCGATCCTCGTCGAAGAGGCCCCCGAGGGAGATTTCGTGGTGGAGACGCGGGTCACCCTCGACGTCCCCGCCGAGGGATCGGGGTGGGACTACGTCCAGGCGGGTCTCGTGCTCCACGCCGACGACGACCGCTACGTGAAGCTCGTCGTCGCCTCGATCGGAAGCGCCCGGCAGGTGGAGTTCGCGAACGAAACGTTCCCCGTCCCCGCGGGCTACCCGCGCTACGGCACGAGCGTCGCCGGCCCCGTCGGGGACGGCACTTGGCTTCGCATGGAGCGACGCGCGGGAAAGGTGAGCGCGTGGACGAGCCTCGATGGCGCGCGCTGGCAGCGCGCGTCCACGTGGACGCACGACGCGCTCGACGGCGCGCGGATCGGGCTCGTCGCCATGAACCGCGCGGGGTTCACCACCCGCTTCGACCACGTGCGCGTGTACGCGCTCGGCCCCGAGCCCGCCCTCGAGGCCGAGT
This window encodes:
- a CDS encoding family 43 glycosylhydrolase, yielding MIHRHAILLLLGTALGISARAANPLDLRLPSGQLVESCADPTVIRGATAGDDAWYLYCTADPLFAGDARRLIPVFRSTDLEHWLYQGDAFAAVPSWGESGSGLWAPEVKFFGGSYHLYYAMTDVKRAISGALGCGFDPAIGVATATSPLGPFVDAGSPVVAPRRSGAGCSFFATIDPEVVLEPSGAKWILYGSYSGGIETRTLSADGLASEPASASRVAVPDRYEAPEVVRRDGAYWMFASASDCCRGPLTGYTNFVGRSSSPAGPYVDRDGIAMTAGRPGGELALAMNGNRWVGPGHLSVFDDGSGTTWVAYHAIDRDDPYFAGSVGFTKRPAMLDRVVWGADGWPSVRAGWGPSACPQSATPPPYPALAPGAPVAAASDEFDLPTLSPQWSWIRPPASSAWGLENGALRINTTATELYEDNDTAPILVEEAPEGDFVVETRVTLDVPAEGSGWDYVQAGLVLHADDDRYVKLVVASIGSARQVEFANETFPVPAGYPRYGTSVAGPVGDGTWLRMERRAGKVSAWTSLDGARWQRASTWTHDALDGARIGLVAMNRAGFTTRFDHVRVYALGPEPALEAESAPVEVLSVAVSPSAVSWDVVPRADVYDVLRGTLAGIRSGDFGVCLADDVAGTSVGDPEAPAPGAGFTYLVRGVDRDCGGPGTWGSRGIDGGCP